The Mytilus trossulus isolate FHL-02 chromosome 3, PNRI_Mtr1.1.1.hap1, whole genome shotgun sequence genome contains a region encoding:
- the LOC134709928 gene encoding ankyrin repeat and SOCS box protein 8-like produces the protein MHHDTPTRDGNTPIALAAPGGHQSVIDILLPLGCNVNNADKDKDTALHYAAYNNMIEGVRKLLECGADPNCQNSYKATPLWNAVYMKHKDIVKLLLTANVEMEVTSVGINQHSQSDTAVQIYPKPRSPLYVAVDRGCFEIMLLLIAAGYNLHSEAWVFSDDMYPTENRDLNMQALLKKFASEPPRMIAVCRNFFRRSFGQQIHNKVQHLELPVTLKNYLILGDVLS, from the coding sequence ATGCACCACGACACACCCACACGAGACGGTAACACACCCATTGCCTTAGCAGCACCTGGGGGTCATCAgagtgtcattgatattttattgccGTTAGGTTGTAATGTAAACAATGCCGATAAGGACAAGGACACTGCTTTACATTATGCGGCATACAACAATATGATTGAAGGAGTCCGAAAACTTCTGGAATGTGGAGCCGACCCAAATTGCCAAAACAGCTACAAAGCCACTCCTCTTTGGAATGCCGTGTACATGAAACACAAAGACATTGTAAAACTACTTCTAACGGCTAATGTAGAAATGGAAGTAACAAGCGTAGGTATTAATCAACATTCCCAAAGTGACACAGCAGTACAGATTTATCCCAAGCCTCGCTCGCCTCTCTATGTTGCAGTTGACCGAGGATGTTTTGAAattatgttgttactgataGCAGCTGGTTACAATCTTCATAGTGAGGCATGGGTATTTAGTGACGATATGTATCCTACAGAAAATCGTGATTTAAACATGCAAGCATTATTGAAAAAGTTTGCCTCAGAACCTCCACGTATGATAGCTGTGTGTAGGAACTTTTTCAGAAGGTCATTTGGTCAGCAGATTCACAATAAAGTGCAACATTTAGAACTTCCAGtgactttaaagaattatttgaTATTAGGAGATGTACTCAGTTGA